aagctagcggttaaactacgtaaggaaggcgtaattataattactaaaaagccgtataagggattagatcttattaaagtaaacactctttataatcgaggggtctatcgatttatcctatacgacttagaaaaatatataaacctctatatatttaaattacgaatagttcgtaagattaaaaagaaaggaataccctagccgtacgagaagtttagatacgtaatttaggggtacggtaacgtCGAAAAGGCAACgctgcttatataattacctattatatagtactataactaacgattaataataatactaatagcattattatagaagaagggatacgagatttagagccgtaatattacctaggcctatacctaatcggctatagggcttataaagaaaatcctagcctatttaccaaaagaaatagctagcaagtacttagaaagcacgattattaaagtacttaagctattatataggctcgcagaatcgggcacttattagtaagctacttactacgatttttatattaattaattattaatagttacctctacgtacgacccgtgcttattagtCGCAGAGTAggaaggcgactaatttaggatcgttagaatataaactaacgatatattaagcctatttaatattaactttataaagaaggaggataaggagctttaaaaagcgggcttcgtaataaagctaaaagaggtctttataataaatacccccctagtatttaataacgggatttttataatcgaaggggaaaccgtcgttttttaataaaaggggtaaggcgaaaagattaaccttattgatctaaatataactaatattaagaagcggtataaagctaagctcgcgcaaggggtatatattataaatatctattagcttaaggtaacttttaattatactaaggtagcgtaagctataaatctaaccgaacgagacgtcgaggtacttaataagcggcttaagtaataataaataaatctcgatcgaggtctcgtttattacttaatcgaccttacgactaataagctctatatctttattaataggttatttataaataataacgactttacttcgtaattagggtatattattatcttagctaatgagagtataagtaagagcgaatttactatatatagtaatataatttattacttattaactaaaaataagtaggtaataagaagtatattagcgttagaggtttataatatagttaacggtattaacctctcccacgcgattttaataacgctaaggaagattaccgatcgaattagccttctacttattttaatagttatttatatagattcttacttactatacgaataccttattaaattaggaacgacgaaggaaaagaggcttataatcgatattatagcccttaagtaattatataaaaggcgcgagatactcgagatccgttagattaataataaaaataaccttatagacgcttttataaaagtagtactaaataagggattagagtaattcgtaagtagcggaaaagttattatataaatagagggataggttatataaaaaaagtaaaaaaaagggggaaaaagaaacgacttagtaaacaggcctaaggttaaattatacctctaaccgtagtaattaaattaataaaaaaaaaagaaagttagtattaaattagaagtttaattaactacggtatatagccgactgcgcaggggctaattaggggccctatttatgattatcgtagctagcctaacctacggttagaacctcctttttatacctacgcagatatttatatagttcaattgatctcttcgttaactacggttcgaactaactaccctgtaatagggataccaacagaaGCAGACCTCTATTCACGTCGTCAGACCCAATGACACCCTCCAAAGACCTCATACCCAACCCTGAACCTCAGACCTTCTTCTTCCAAGCACTCAAAAAGAAGAACCCCCCACAAATCTCCGACGTCTGCGCGCCAGTGCAGTGCATATCGCAATTCCACGCCGGCGCAGCTGTCGTCGGCGGCGTCCGCGAACAGTAACACTGGTCCCCAAACTCGGTGCCAAAGTACTCGTACCCAGAACACACCCCCGCGCAGAGCCGGTTCGTCTGGTCGTCAATCTGCGTGAACTTGTCCGGGAACACGCGGTTCGAGGTGTCCTCATAGCAGCCAATGTATTCCCAGTCCACTACCTGCACCCATGTCGTCGTCGTTGCGGGTGCTGCTGTTGTTGAGGTGCCGTTGGTGTCCGGGTCGGTTGTTCTGTGACGGGTGTTAGTATCAAAGCCCCAGCCAGTGTTGATCGAGGTGTTTTGAGGGGAATGCTTACTTTGTTGCTGCCACGTTCTTGAGATCTAAGATTTCTGAGCTCTGTCTTGCGAGCATGCTCCCAAATACCCCCGCGACGATTGCCAGCAGCGCAAGAAGGAATCCCAGTACACACCAGAGCATGAACATCGCCAAGCTCATGCCACAGATCCTCCTCTTCGATGCCGCTTGTTTTTGAGGATGGCTAGGCATGCCATTGCCGGGTACTTGGTTGTACTGGTGATAATACGGCGCGCCTACGATCTTGTCTGGCTCCGGCACCGGATGAAGACCATTCTCAACGTACGAATCGTCAATGACTTGTGACTGGCTGTAATGCGTGTTCGTATTCTGTGCCGTACTCGCATTAGATCCTGTTGGACCGACGTTATAACCTCCCGTCTGCTGCCCGTAGGAATGGTCCATCTCGTGTGCTTCCTCTCGCCAACTTCCACCGGACCGTCGGGTGTGGTTGATATCGAGCAACGCCTTTTGCTCGGGTGACTGCATTCAATCGTCTAATTATCAAAGTCCGATGGGGAGAAGAGTATCGCTATGAGGTGATGTCGATGAGGCTCATGAGGAACAGAAAGGGAAACAACTCCAGACCCATGAAATAGCTTTCTCAAGCAAAACAGATCCGCACAGCTTCTTAAGAAGCAGCTTAACAGTCACCAGAGCTAGTGCTAGGCAGCCGAATCACAGAGCTGGGGGCCAACCGTCGCTCACGTAGGATTCCATCCCTTGCCGGAACCGCACGCCACTGCCAAGATGCTACCAATTGCGGCATCTCGAGAATCGCGTAAATCTTAAGACTCCCGTGCCGTCAGCACCAAGAACTCTGCCGGCTTACAATACCCCCGGGCCTCGATGACAACTAGAGAGCTGAAAGCCACAACAACCACCACTGGAGCTCTCGCAGAGGTAAAGGGTTCCCGGCAGGACTGCGGAAAGACTCCGCGCATGTTGGTTGCGACTTTGCCTCGCTCAATGTTGATCCTCTCCCAAAATCAGCCTTACGATAGATGACAATACGCTTGGCATTGGAGGCTTGAAACGACGTACTAATCCCTTTTAATGTCTGCTCATTTCCCAGCTACGCCAACTTCTCAAGAGACTGTCAGCTCGCGGGTGATTTTGGTGTTTAAGCTCGTCTGCCTAGAGTGGATTAAGCATATTTACTAGCGTTCGCCACCTGGACCTCAATCGCTTTGACGTGCTCGAAGCTGCCGGGAAGGAAAATACCATCTTGGAGAGTTCTTTCATCCACATAAGgtaactttctttttacaCTATTGTTCAGGACCTTGCCGTATTTGATTGAGAGCTCTCCGTCTTGAGTTCTTTACTTGTAACCAACCTGGCATCCAATGTAGTGGCAGCAACAACGCCGTCTCGGCTCAGGTGGGAGAAGGGTACTCGACTTACTTTTGTCTACGTATGTGCACAGAGGGACTTCCACACCAGATCCTTCTAACGTAGAGCAATTGACGAGAGTAGCATCTATGCCTCTTAACGTCTACTACGATTTTATTCGTCTCTGAATTCTAAATTACCTTTCAAGGTTCTGTCTTCAGGGTGAAGCATCAGCCACCATGATCATCACCATCGCCGGCTCAAGCCATGCATCTACAGACAGGTTGAGAATAACAGGGCTCTCACGTCTGACATGCATGCCCCATCAGCACTAACCCCGCCACCAATTTACCACTCCCGAAGCCAACTTCTCCGCCTCGACCTTGTTTCTAAATTAACCCGTCATCATACCTATCAGTTCCTCTGATGTCATGTATCAAAAAGCTCCTAAATCACCGCCAAGAGCAATAAACCACATACCCTCGTACAAAACCATCATTCCAAGCGGCAGGGAGGGGGAGAGGCCCGGGCCGCACCAACAAAACAATGGCCTTCTTCCTCCGCCACCTAACAGACCCAACCTCCATCGCACAAGAACCATCCCTGAGCAAAGTCGTCCAACACGTCCGGGAAACAGCCGTATGTCTCGCCGTCCTCGGCCAAGTGGACCACGGCACCGGTCTGCTGACGATCCTTCACGCGCACGGCATCCCGCCGTTTGACCTCTGGGAATTCGGGCCCGAGGTGTTTTCGGAGGACTTTTCCCGGTGCCGGAGCCTCGGCAAGGGATGCGACGACAACGGCGATGGATCCGGCACGTACGAGGTCCCCGTGAACCCTCCGCGCGCAGACCCATTTACGCGCATCGTCTTTGCGTTTGCGTGGGAACATGTCGGGCGGTGGCCGCGGTGGGCTACGCCCGTCCCGAAGccgttttcttcttcttcttcttcttcctcgaaCGATGGACAGCAGTATCATTCATCTTCAGGCAACGGCTGTGATACGGCGCTCGACGCCCTGGAGTGCTACGCTCGCACTCTAGTCTGCAACCGCTTCGCCCCGCCCTGGCGCGAGGACGAAGAAACCTACGAACTCGCCCGCGAGCTGGCGCTGGGGCAGGACAACAGGGCGAACCCGCACGGCCCGATCCCGATGCGCCTGGCCGGGTTCTGGGGTCTCTGGGAGCGCATGCTGGCGCCGTGGCAGATGAATCAGGTTGTCAAGGCCACGGGGCGGGTGTTGGCGCTTGATCTCTCTGTGAGGTTGTTTCGTGATGCGGTGGATGGTGGGGAGGCGACCGatgatggtggtggtagCAGGGTGGAAGAGAATGTGTATCGACCCGAGGAAGAGGTCCTCGTCGACGAGTTCCTTGCAGACGAGGCCGAAGAGGATGAAGAAAGGGTTAATGACAGCTGTGGAAGCAGCACTCATGCaagcgaagaagaagaaagcgTCATCGAGCTATGGGGAAGAACGATAGCGACCCTCCATTCCGCACAGGACCAGATGTCTATGCTAGGCAGTATGCGCGAACTATGGCGTTACGGCTGGTTCACGGATCCCTCCAAGAACGCCCTCGTCAAGCACCTAGAGATCGACCTCAACCATATCCGCGAAGTCGCAGACGCCGGGTGCGAGATGCTCCGACAGCGACTGGAGCGCAGCCCGGTGCGACCGTATGAGGGGTACACCATTGCCGAGCTCGCGCGCGCAATCGACGAAAACACTAGATCATGTGCGCCGTATGCCCCCGACGAACTACGCGGGCGGGACGATATGCTCGTCGAGAGGACGGTTATGGGGCCGGTGGAGCTTGATAAGGACAAGATCTTTCGTCCTGAGACGTTGTTCCGCTACCCAGTCCCCTCTCACCAGGAAATCCAGGATCTGGAGAGGAGGCTGGAGCTGAGTGCCCCGTTGCCGGATCAGTACAAGGCATTTTTCCGCGTCACAGACGGGACGGGGCCGGTGTGGTGGAATACATCGCAGCACCTCCGCATCCTAGCCCCGCTATCCAAAGTCACCGTCCAAGACGACGAGCTTCCGGCCAGCATGCAGCTGGAGCTGCTGCCGTCCCGGGGACTCGCTGACGGTAGCTGTATCGCGTGGCCCCTCCTCCGGCGGGTAATCTGCATCAGCGAGAGCGGGCACGAAGGGGACCTCTGGCTCGTGGAGCCGAAATACGTATCCGAGGCCAAGGACGCCTTCTTCGAGGTCTACGACCACGCCTCGGCCCAGGATCGACGGTTGCTTCGCAGGGAGGTGGAAGAAGTCTACGGCAGCATTGACGGGTTTCGTGGGTTGGAGTGGGGTCTGTTGATGTGGACGTCGTGGTTTACGGAGATGGTTCCCTACCGGGACCTGAGCGCGTTAATGGATGAGTTGGCGAGAGGGAGTCGGCGGAAGGCGGAAGAGTGGACGCTGCAGTTTGATCCGAGCACGAGGAAGCTGGATGCGCGGTTGTATAAGACGGCGAGCGCGTTGGATCCGGGCAAGGAGGTGGAGAATGTGAAGGATGGAAAGGGGAATCTGGTGCTTCCTGCGCCAGGGACGATGTCGATGGGGCCGTTGGTGTATCCGGAGAATGCAATGACCACTCCCGTGGTCGATCTCTGAAGCTAGATATTCGTGATCAGGCATTGCAGGCTATTGATATCGAACTTGATGTTTCAAATGACACATCGCTTGGCTCGTCTGAAGCTGCATATGACAGTGTAGCACTTGGCTTCTTCGCAATCAAGATGTTCGACAGATATATATAGAAAGAGTCAACTGAAGACTAGTCACTGCCAGGACAAATCATGCCGGTCATTCCTTTTCTCGGCTTACAGCCAACGACCTCATAGACAGCGAGCCGGCTGGAGTTGCCAGGATGGGTAGCGCATTGATTCGACAAGCGGGTTAATCTCAGAATTCAAATTCCGAGTTTCCATAACACCATCACTCGCTGCCTTCAAGTATTTCGTCCCCCTATCCCTCGATGATTCCCAACGGAATACATATCAAACGTCAGACTCCCCAGCCTGGTACTGACCACATCCTGAACTATAACAAAACTGAATTCTAGAAACAGGCATTGGAATCATCTCATATACACCAAAGCCACCTAACCCCTATCTCTTCGTACAGACGTCAATCAGGTTGACTGACAATTTCAGTATTCGTGGGACTCTTCGTGTTACGCATGGAAAAGTAAACTgaattatatatcctttatcCACCTAAGCCTGGCAACAGAACGAGTTGGTCAAAAAGGGCGTTGTAATTTTCCGGGTATGTCAACGAATCTAGGAATATCTTCCAAAGGATCGTTTGCCAAGATAGCTTTTTGTACAAGTTCGCAGCGCATCTTAGGACCTCGGGACGTAGTTGTGGATTGAGCAGCGGAAGAGCTCGTTCTACCTCTTGTGTGGTCAAGTCATTTAATTACGTCATGCTTTCACATCTATCGCACCATCATCAATGTCTTTGGACAAAATGAACAGTCGTTGTATCATCTTCATCAGTTAATCTGCCATCTTGCGCATTCGCCCCGCTTCATTCGCTTCAAATTCGCTTTTTCCCATAGTAATCTTCTCCCACAACAGCTCCTGCTGGGTATTATCGTTTAGTTTCGAGTATCAGGACTCTGCCGCAGTGCTCAGACAGCGGTGCCCTTCTTCTCAGTTTCGGCGACGACCTCATGGTTATCCTCATCTGCAACCGCGCCGTGGCGAGAGACCTTAAGATTACCGGCGGCGATCTCTCTCTCGATGTCATCAAGACGAGATTTCTTCTGATGGGTCTTCCAGGCTGGAAGACCAGAGTTGAAAACATCGTCCATCTCCTCAAGTGTGAAGCCCTTGGTTTCGGGCGCGAAAAATGCGGTGTGAAGGAATGCCAGGGCATTGAATGTCGCAAAGATATAATACATCTTGTAGTTGATGTTCCATACTGTTGAATGTCTGTTAGTCCTTACTTACTAGGGGGGTGCCATGCGGTTCGACTTACACAGAGGGGGAACGGCAAAAGCAAGAATCATGTTCCAGAACCAGTTGGTCGAAGTGGACAAAGAGACGGCCTTGGCGCGAATCTTACTCGGGAAGATCTCAGCAGGGTAAGTCCATGACACAGGACCCCATGTGGTGGCAAAGGTTGCGACAAAGAGGTACGAGCAGGAGACGATAGCAGAGGAGACTGGCCTCTGGTTGAGGACGAGCCAGGTAACAGACTCGTTGTCGGGGTTGCGTGTCTCATCGGTGTTGGGCTGTCCATAGTACTGTTGAAGTGCGCCAGAAATGAACAGCCAGGTCATCATCATAAAAGAGCCGCCGACGAGCAAGGGACGACGGCCGAGCTTGTCGATAAAGACGATGGCAGGAAGAGTCATGACGACGTTGATGATGTACTGAATAGATGCAGTAAGTAGCGGGTTGCCTATGCCGGCACCCTGCATGATGTAGACAATGTAGTCTGAATCAAATCAGCAACTTGTCGTTCACACTTGCAATTGGAAGGTCGTTGCTTACACATCATGATGTTCATTCCGCACAACTGGGACCACATCTGGATACTCATGCCGAGCAACACACGCTTGTACATGCGGGGAGCGACGAGACCTTTGAAGCTAGAAACGTTCTCTTCTCGCTCGAATCGAAGGGCCTCCTCGATTTCTTGGTACTGTGCCAGGACTTTGGGGTGGTTGACGTCGCCGCTGCCGTGAAGATGAGCGAGGACCTTAATGGCTTCATCCCAACGGTCCTTGCTAGCAAGCCAACGAGGACTGTAAGGAAAAAAGAACAATCCAACAAAGAGGACAGCGGCAGGGACAATCTGGACGCCCCAAGGAATGCGGAAAGCGGCGGTCGGCTGATCGGGATCAGTGGAGCCTTTTCCAATGCCCTCGGCGGCGCCGTACTGGATGAAGTATTGAATCAAGATACCCCAGGTAATTGCCCACTGCTGGAGCGAAACAACGCGACCACGGATCTCCTTGGGGGCGATTTCGGACTGGTAGACGGGCACAATGGAGGATGCGATACCGACACACATGCCCGCGATGACACGGCCGACACAAAGCATGCCGACGTTGACGGAAGCACATTGAAGGATGGCACCGATGGTCCACAGAATACAGGAGAATTGGAGTGCGACCTTGCGAGAGTACTTGTCGGCAATGAATGAGGAGACGAGAGATCCGACGAGGGAGCCGGCAGGCATGGAAGCCGTAATACCACCCTGGCGGTACGATGTAGGATTCCCAAAGTATCTCTTGTAGGCGCCAGTCCCTAGAACACCACTCATGGAACTGATATCAAAGCCGAAGAGGCCACCGCCTGAGCTTTCGTCAGTATGATCCTCAAGGTGTAAGGCCAGGCGAGAACTCAAGGCAACATCACGTACCAATGGCGGCGAAACCGCAAATGAAGTAGATGTTTTGCGCCTGATACATGATGGCGGTGTTCGCACGAAGGCGACTATTTCTGTAGTTGTGTTCAGTTACAATGAGGTGAGTCGTCCGTCTAGGTGGGACGAGGTGAAGTTGGAATGTCGTATGTATGCGTCAGCGGAGTAGGTCTCTCGTGGCTCGTGAATTGGCTTGCAGGTGGGCGCGACCGAAACTTAAAGTAAACGGGGAGGCTCGGTGGTTGTTTGCCTGCGGTACATCTGGACGCGGTTCGGGGGCGGCCGCGGTTGCCTCGTGTGTATGGTATCCGAATCGTAGGATGGGTAACGACACGGGTCACCGTCGTACCGAGTTGCTGTGTCGAATGACATTGGGCTACCAGTTGAGTTGATCATAGGGGGACCCTGTCTGGGGAGACAGGACGGACCGAATGCAAACGTTGGCACATGGGGTTGACAAGGTTGATGTGGAGGACTGCCAATCCCGTGGTATACGATGGGGTCATGGGTAGAAGCAGGCGCGGAGGAGTAGTGAAGGGAACAGACGATCAATTCCTCGAAGAGCGATAGGGCCATTGTGTGACAGGTGGGACGAGTGGGCGAGCATGGCGAAGGCACAGATGTCTGGGCCGTTGCCAGGTCGTCGGTTGAGATGGTGAGGCCGAGGAGTGACTGGGCAGGAATCGCATGCCTGCAtaaagtactccgtaccttagTTGGAGAGCTCAAGAAGAGGTGACCAAATGAGGCACATTGGAGTATGGAAAATCAGGAGCTCCCAAGGTACCACTGATCATCCAGAGTGCGTGAGCAGATGTGTGGTGTGTGGGAGACGAAATGCGGAGAAGAGGAGAGTTAACTCAGGATGGGAGGAATCGGCAGCTGTGAGTGGCTGGCAAGATTGGATGATTGGCGATGTTACCAGGCGAGCAGCGTGGGAGACTCAGACGAGAAAGCTGGGCGAGATCCCGAATGCCACACGGGCGGTAGAGGTGTCGTTGCGTTGCACGTCTCATGCTGTGCTCGTGTCGGTGGTGTCACTGGTGTGTCCAAGTTCCAAGTACCATATTGCTACAGCCAGGTATATTGCTGCAGGATTGTGCAGACCAGGAACTTGGTGTGCAGTCGAGCTGTCCATCTGTCTGTCTGCTGGTCTGCCTTGCCTGGCTACTCGTCTCTATTGCCTGAGCTCTCTCTTACGCAGTCGACTATCATAACTGAGAACCTTGGTGATGTGGGCCGTGGACATGGATGGACATGTCACATCTGGGCTGTTGTTGGGTTTCCTAGCACTGGTGCCATACTGTCAGTTTTTTAGTCATGAGTTCGTAGCAACCGAGAACTGTACAAAA
The window above is part of the Colletotrichum lupini chromosome 9, complete sequence genome. Proteins encoded here:
- a CDS encoding high-affinity glucose transporter; this encodes MISGTLGAPDFPYSNVPHLSLLGLTISTDDLATAQTSVPSPCSPTRPTCHTMALSLFEELIVCSLHYSSAPASTHDPIVYHGIGSPPHQPCQPHVPTFAFGPSCLPRQGPPMINSTGSPMSFDTATRYDGDPCRYPSYDSDTIHTRQPRPPPNRVQIRTTHLIVTEHNYRNSRLRANTAIMYQAQNIYFICGFAAIGGGLFGFDISSMSGVLGTGAYKRYFGNPTSYRQGGITASMPAGSLVGSLVSSFIADKYSRKVALQFSCILWTIGAILQCASVNVGMLCVGRVIAGMCVGIASSIVPVYQSEIAPKEIRGRVVSLQQWAITWGILIQYFIQYGAAEGIGKGSTDPDQPTAAFRIPWGVQIVPAAVLFVGLFFFPYSPRWLASKDRWDEAIKVLAHLHGSGDVNHPKVLAQYQEIEEALRFEREENVSSFKGLVAPRMYKRVLLGMSIQMWSQLCGMNIMMYYIVYIMQGAGIGNPLLTASIQYIINVVMTLPAIVFIDKLGRRPLLVGGSFMMMTWLFISGALQQYYGQPNTDETRNPDNESVTWLVLNQRPVSSAIVSCSYLFVATFATTWGPVSWTYPAEIFPSKIRAKAVSLSTSTNWFWNMILAFAVPPLLWNINYKMYYIFATFNALAFLHTAFFAPETKGFTLEEMDDVFNSGLPAWKTHQKKSRLDDIEREIAAGNLKVSRHGAVADEDNHEVVAETEKKGTANELFRCSIHNYVPRS